The following nucleotide sequence is from Nocardioides daedukensis.
CACCGCTCGGTCACCTACCAGGTCCGCTCCGACGTGCGCGGGCGCTATCTGATCGGTCCCCTGACGGTGCGCCTGCGCGACCCGTTCGGCCTCGTCGAGGTGGGCCGCGCCTTCACCTCCACCGTGCCGGTGACGGTCACCCCACGGACCATCGCACTGCCCGCGGTCCCCCTCAACGGTGACTGGACAGGGTCCGGCGACAACCGCCCGCGCGCCTTCGCGACCGGATCCGCCGAGGACGTCACGGTGCGCGAATACCACCACGGCGACGACCTGCGTCGCGTGCACTGGCGTACGTCGGCACGCACCGGCGACCTGATGGTGCGTCGCGAGGAGCAGCCCTGGCAGTCGCGGGCCACCGTGTTCCTCGACAACCGACTCGGCGCGCACCGCGGGAGTGGAGCGGCCTCCTCGCTGGAGACTGCCGTGTCGATGGCCGCATCCATCGCAGTGCACCTGACCCAGAGGGGTTTCATGGTCCGCCTGGTCACCGCCGACGGCGAGGACCCCAACACCGCCTGGCACGATCGCACCTCGGCCGTGAACACGGCTCCGCTTCTCGAGGCGCTCGCCATGGTCTCGCTCAGCAAGCGTCCCGACCTGGACACCGACTGGCTGATCGACTCCTCGCACACCAGCATGCTGGTCGGGGTCCTGGGCGCCCTGAACAAGCACGACCACGAGGTGATCCGTCGGATGCGCCTCCATGGTTCGCGGCCGATGGCCATCGCACTCGATGTCGAGGCTTGGGTCAGCGGCGGGGTCCAGTCCCCCGGCTCCACGGCCGGTGAGCTGTCCAGCCTGGGCTGGCGTGCAGTGGATGCGCGCCCCGTCGATCGCCTCCCCCGCCTGTGGGAGGAGCTGAGTCGCCGCAGCGCCGGCCTCAAGCACGGAGTCCGCGGATGAGGCGCGCCGCGGCGGCCCAGACCCCGCTCGCCCTCGTGACGATCACGGCACTGACCAGCTGGGCGTCTCTGATCGCCTGGTCCGGGTTCGTCTCGCGCAGCGGTGACTACCTGATGCCAGCCCTGCTCGGCATCACGGTGACGGCGGCGATCGGCGTGTTGGCCCGCCGGTTCCGGATGCACGCGATCTTCGTGCTCAGCAGCCAAGCACTCGGAGTGCTGCTCGTCCTCAATGCCGGATGGGGTTCGTCGATCGTTCCGACGCTCGACTCGATCCGGACCACAGCTCAGGCCTTCGTCGATTCCGTCGACATCCTGCAGAGCTATGCCGCCCCGGTGCCGCCGGGCATTGAGAACACCATGCCCGTGCTGGTGATCGGCGCACTGCTGTGCCACCTGTTGGTCGACTTCCTGGCCCTGACCCTGGGCCGGGTTCCGCTTGCCGGACTACCCCTGCTGGTGGTCTACACCCTCCCGGTCAGCATCCTCGACAAGCCGGTCAACTGGATCGTCTTCGTCATCATCGTGACCGGGTTCCTGGTGATGCTGGCCCTGGCCGAGGGCACCAGGACGAACCGCTGGGGACGCGACTTCGGCAACCCGGAGAACGGCACCGAGCGCGGACCGTTCGGTCCCCAGGACCCGCGCCGACACCCGGTCGGCATGGGTCTGGGTGCAGTCGCCCTGGCCCTGCTGGTTCCCCTTGCCCTGCCCTCACTCGGGTGGCAGCTCTTCGGGCAGGGCGACGGCCCGGGCGAGGGCGACGACGAAGTCCGGATCACCAACCCGATGACCGACCTGCGACGCGATCTCGATCGCAAGCAGGACATCCCGCTGGTCCGGGTCAAGACCGCCGGGATCCGGCCGCAATACCTGCGCACCTCGGTGCTGACCAGCTACACCGGCGAGACCTGGACACCGGGTGACCGGGACCTGCCGAGCCAGAACTCAGCCACCGGCACGATGCCACCGCCGATCGGCCTGAGCCCGGCGACGCCGTACTCCTCGGTGGAGTGGCAGGTGAAGGTCCTCGACAGCCTCAAGTCGCTGTGGCTGCCCACCCCGATGCATGTCGAGGAGATCCGGGCCGGGTCCGAGTGGCGCTTCGACTCGACTGTGCTCGATTTCCACTCGGCCGACAACGACGTGGACACGGCGGGCCTCTCCTACGGCCTGAC
It contains:
- a CDS encoding DUF58 domain-containing protein, which translates into the protein MASGLSALTVRGRAFLAAGITAVVCAMVLGQNSLSRIGVLLVALALLAALMVGRSRYQLALDRTVSPQLVQAGSPSQVHLELVNEGRGRTGVMLLEETLPFVLGSRPRFVLGGLRAGTHRSVTYQVRSDVRGRYLIGPLTVRLRDPFGLVEVGRAFTSTVPVTVTPRTIALPAVPLNGDWTGSGDNRPRAFATGSAEDVTVREYHHGDDLRRVHWRTSARTGDLMVRREEQPWQSRATVFLDNRLGAHRGSGAASSLETAVSMAASIAVHLTQRGFMVRLVTADGEDPNTAWHDRTSAVNTAPLLEALAMVSLSKRPDLDTDWLIDSSHTSMLVGVLGALNKHDHEVIRRMRLHGSRPMAIALDVEAWVSGGVQSPGSTAGELSSLGWRAVDARPVDRLPRLWEELSRRSAGLKHGVRG
- a CDS encoding transglutaminaseTgpA domain-containing protein codes for the protein MRRAAAAQTPLALVTITALTSWASLIAWSGFVSRSGDYLMPALLGITVTAAIGVLARRFRMHAIFVLSSQALGVLLVLNAGWGSSIVPTLDSIRTTAQAFVDSVDILQSYAAPVPPGIENTMPVLVIGALLCHLLVDFLALTLGRVPLAGLPLLVVYTLPVSILDKPVNWIVFVIIVTGFLVMLALAEGTRTNRWGRDFGNPENGTERGPFGPQDPRRHPVGMGLGAVALALLVPLALPSLGWQLFGQGDGPGEGDDEVRITNPMTDLRRDLDRKQDIPLVRVKTAGIRPQYLRTSVLTSYTGETWTPGDRDLPSQNSATGTMPPPIGLSPATPYSSVEWQVKVLDSLKSLWLPTPMHVEEIRAGSEWRFDSTVLDFHSADNDVDTAGLSYGLTELVPEMSGDDLASAPAPNPAIARRFSSLPSDLPDSVLTMAEEITGGLVTDFERAQALQSFFRDEERFTYSLEPSAGNGNSALEEFLEERVGYCEQFASAMAVMARAVGIPARVAVGFYQADQLEDSSWEFSSHDLHAWPELYFEDYGWVRFEPTPSSHIGSVPDYTSDDIVIDEPSSGPSSSSSSAPSSQAPTTQAPSAEPEVEQAEQTDDDSGIPWAIVLAVLLGMLLLVLLLVGPRLLRRRRRARRWHGDLPTAEAVWAELRDICLDLRRPWPGGRSPRATGAVVATWFGPAAPERSTRLPKTGPEMNPDAMRALEELVGAVEELRYAPSPSTDGADLWSHLDTCRVALENGVPSKSRVRAQWAPVSMLRRSEAPVVIDDEMVGDHVH